The genomic region GAGTGGCTCCAGATGAAATGCCGTCAGCGTTCGCCGGTCCGACGACAAATCCAGCCGGCTCAGAATCGGCCGCCCCCCCGCCGTCACGGTGACGATCCCGGGAACCCGCGGGACATCCGCCCCAAGAGGTGCGTTGAATCGGAGGATCGTCGGCCGGGTCGGCGCCACGCCACTCTCCCCCGCCAGCGGCGAGGACTCGACGAGTTGGGTGAGCTGCGTCCCTGTCAGCCCCAACCGGTAGAACCGCGCCAGCTCCGTCGCCACCACCGCCAGCACACGGTCCGCCCCATCGACCTGGACCGTCCCGGAAGCCGGAACCCAGGCAACCGGCGGATTCAGTTGTGCCGCCTGCTCCACCGCCCAAATGCCGTCGGCATCGCGCCAGCGCAGTTCGATCCGGTCGGAACCGGGCGCCTCGCGCAGCGCCACGATGGGCGGGGAGGATTGTGCGGAGACCAGGGCGGGCAAGAGGACGGCCCATCGGAGGGAACGCAGGCAATACAGCATCGTGGCAAATTCGAATCGACGACCCGGAACTCCCAGGGACGTCTGGCTTCGCAGGATCCCCAAGACTGTGCCGACGCCACACCGGATCGGTCAAGGCAGTCAGACCCGGTCACCACCGCCCCGGTGCATCCCCGGGGTGTGGGTGAGGCGGCAGCGACTCGGAGGGACGGGCTCCGCGAATCCTCAACCCAACGCCCCACACCGTTGCGGCCTCGTGGAACTCGCCCAAGCCACCCTTCGTGGGGACTCGTACAGCTCGAAGGGCGGCACTCGTCCCCGTCCTCGAACCCGCAGGCACACCTCTTCGAGCGCCGCCCGAACCTCCCCTTCCGCGTAGAAACCAGGCCTCAGGCCTCAGGCCTCAGGCCTCAGGCCTCAGGTTTCAGGTCTCAGGTCTCAGGTCTCAGGTCTCAGGCCTCAGGTCTCAGGTCTCAGGTCTCAGGCCTCAGGCGCGTGCGTTCCCACGCGCCGACGATCCCGTACGTGATCGCCGCGCAGACCACCGCGAGCAGGAAGGGAGCCGACACCGCCTCGATGCGGCTCGCGGCAAGGGTCACGCCCGCGCCCACAATCAAGGTCGCACCGGCGGTGACCGGTCCGCCCCACCGGCTCCACAGACCGACCACGACGGTGATCAGGATCCCTGCCGTCCCGAACGACGACGCGAAAACCACGAGATCGAAGATACTGTCGCCCTCACGTGCGATCAGCGCGGCGGCAATGCCGGCGACGACGACCATGGCGCGGCTCACGCGCACCTTCCCGGCTTCGTCCATCGAAGGCCGGGCCGGCACGACGAAAGTGTGCGACACGAACGAGGCGACGGTCAGCAACGTCGAGTCCACCGTGGACAGAATCGCCGACACCAGCGCGCCCATCAGGAGCGCGAAGGCCATCGGATGCAGGACCATCCTGGCGAGCGTCGGCAGAAATTCGTCGCGGTGCCCGATCTCGGGCGCGAGGTGCGTGCCGACGAGCGCGATCGTCACCGGGATGGCACCGACCGCCAGGTACAACAGGCTGGCCGCATAGCTGCTGCGCCGGGCTACGGCCGGGGATCGTGCAGCCATCATGCGCGCCAGGGCTTCCTGCGACACAAGCGATCCCAGCACCGGAACCGCCCATAGATCCAGCCGCGCCCAGAAGCTCTCGCCCGGAGCGACCAACCGGAGCTGCGACGCCTCGATGCGCGCCAGCGCCGCCGCCGGCCCCCCTGCCGCCTCGAACACCCCGACCAGCAGGACGACAAGCCCGACGATGAGGATCCCGCCCTGCACCACGTCGGTCACCACGTCCCCCATCAGTCCGCCAAGAACCGTGTAGAGGATCACGAGCGTTGTCGCGCCGACCAGCGCGAGCGTCGTGTCCACCCCGGAAATCACCGCGATCACCTGCGCGAAGGCCAGCAACTGCGCCGCCGCCCAGATCAACGACGTGGGCACCATGATCGCAACGGCGCCCTTCTCGACCTTCGGCCCGAAGCGCTGGCGGAAGAAATCGCCGAGGGTCACGTACTCGCGCTCGCGCAGCCGCCCCGCAAGCAACACGGCCATGAGCACCAGACAAAGCGTGTAGCCGAACGGATCGGCCCGCCCGCCGGACAGCCCCTCTTCCGCAATCGCCGCCGACGCCCCCATCACCGTCTCGGCCCCGAACCAGGTCGCAAACAGGGAGAAGGTGGCGAGCAGCGGCCCGAGACTCCGCCCCGCCACAAGGTAATCGGCCTCACTGTGCACGCGCCGGGCAGCCCAGACGCCGATCCCAAGCTGGACGGCGAGGTAGGCAAAGAGGACCACGGGAACGAGGAGCGAGTCGGCCATGGGGCAATGGGGTCAAATCACTACTTTTACATTCCAACCACCGTCATCGTCCGCCCCGCTCCAAATGCCCCCATGAACCGGCACCCGGCCTCCCCGGCGCCTTCGCCCGCCCCGTCAGTCCAACCGCACCCGGCCCGTTCCGCGGACCACCTCGCCGATGGCCCAGGCCGCGTGCCCACGCCGGCGGATGCGGCGGAGCAGTCCGTCGGCAGATTCCCCGTCAACCAGCGCGACCATCCCGATGCCCATGTTGAAGACCTGGTAGAGTTCCCCCTCCTCGACGCCTCCCCGCTCCTCCAGCAACCGGAAAATTCCCGGCATCTCCCAACTCCCCTTCCGGATCCGCACATCGCAGGTCTTCGGCAGGACCCGTGGCAGATTGTCGATGAAGCCCCCGCCCGTGATGTGCGCCAGCGCCCGGATTCCCGGGGACACCGTCCTGCCCGTCCCACGTCCCGGGGCACGCAGCAGGGCCTGGATCAGCGGACCGTAGGTGACATGAACTTTCAGCAGCTCCTCGCCGACGGTGGTCCCGATCTCAGCCACCCGGGAACTCAGCTTCAGCTTCAGCCGGTCGAACAGGATGCGGCGGGCCAGGGAATACCCGTTGGTGTGCAGCCCGTTCGAGGCGATGCCCAGGACGACATCCCCGCGCCGCACGTTCTTCGGACCGTCCAGCATCTGCGAACGGTCCACCACGCCCACGATGGTTCCGCTGACGTCGTACTCGCCCTCCCGGTAGAATCCCGGCATCTGGGCCGTCTCGCCCCCGATCAAGGCGCACCCGTTGGCTGCGCAACCGCGTGCGAAGCCGCGGAGGATCTCCGTGAACACCTCAGGTTCGAGCTTCCCGGTTCCGAGGTAATCCAGGAAGAAGAGCGGCTCCGCCCCCAGCACGGCGATGTCGTTGACACAATGGTTGACCAGATCCTCGCCGATGGTGTCGTGACGGCCCATCGCAAAGGCGACCTTGAGCTTGGTCCCCACGCCGTCCACCGACGCGACCAGCACCGGTTCGCGATGCCGCTTGAGGTCCAGGGCAAACAACCCGCCGAAGCCGCCGACCTTGCCCAGGACTTCACGCCGGTGCGTCGAGGCGAGCAACGCCGGCAGCGTGCTCTTCACCCGGTTCCCAAGGTCGATGTCCACTCCCGCCGCCGCGTAGGCTTTCTGCTTCTTGCTCATCCGTCGCGCCGGCCAATCTCGCGAAGCCGCCTCCCCTTTGTCCACCTCCGAGGCGACGAACCCCGGGAGCCCCCGGGGCCATTCCGTCCCGGCATGCTCAGACCAGAAAATTGGCACTGCCCATCCGGGCCCCCGAAAACTACGGTCGATGGGTCCCAGCCATCCCGGCGGGTCCAGACCCAATCCCATGAACGCCTATCAATACCGTCGCCTCGACAAGAACAACGTCGCCGTCCTGCTGGTGGATCATCAGTCCGGCCTGACCAACCTCGTCCACGACTTCTCCCCGGACGACTTCAAGAACAACGTCCTCGCGCTCGCCGACTGTGCCAGGTACTTCAAACTCCCGACCATTCTCACCACCAGCTTCGAACAGGGTCCCAACGGGCCTTTGGTCCCCGAACTCAAAGCCCTCTTCCCGGACGCCCCCTACATCGCCCGCCCCGGCAACATCAACGCCTGGGACAACGAGGACTTCGTCAAGGCCGTCAAGGCCACCGGCAAACGCCAGCTCCTCATCGCCGGCATCGTCACCGAGGTCTGCGTGGCGTTCCCCGCCCTCTCCGCCTTGGAGGAGGGTTACGAGGTCTTCGTCGTCACCGACGCCTCCGGAACCTTCAACCGCACCACCCGCGATGCAGCCTGGTTCCGGATGCAGGCGGCCGGGGCGCAGCTCATGACCTGGTTCGCCGTGGCCTGCGAACTGCACCGCGACTGGCGCAACGACGTTGATGGACTCGCCGCCCTCTTCTCGAACCACCTGCCCTCCTACCGCTGCCTGATCACCAGCTACGCCTCCGGCGCCGCGGCAGCGCGCTCCTGACCCGTCTCCAGGCAGAAAACGCGATCCGGGTCAGATCCATGAATTCGACAAACCAGCCTCGGGATCGGGCGGGCAAAGGGAATGTCAAATTCAGAGATCTGACCCCGGAGGGTACCGAGTTTTGTTAGGGTCGGTGGGTTCGAGGACGAGTTCCTCGATCGATTCGGCCTTGGGCTGGGGCACGGGAGGGATGTCGGTGGGAAAGCGCTTTCCGAGGGCGACGAGGATGGCGTGGAAGGCCGCATCGACACCGCCCGCTATCGCCCCACCTTGCCCACCCGGACAGGACTGAAGTCGGCATCGAAGGTGGCGACCAGCATCTCATCCGGCCCAGAGTCGAGCAGGCACACGCTCGCCGTGAGCTCGCCGTCCACGCACACCAGGCGCCTCAGAGCGATCGAACTCCAGTGTGTGGTCGCAATCCGGGCGGCCTCATCCGTCCACAGATCTTCCAGGGGGATTTCGACGGTCGGCCGATGGCCCTCGCTCCTGCACCGGTCCTCCCACTGCATCAGCAGGGTCTCGAAGTCGATTGGGTCCGGAAGGCGGCCAGATGGATCCGGTGCGATACCGCGATGGATCTCGATGACCTTTCGCGGCGTGATCCGCATCCCCACGAAGTCGCCCATGATGAACCCGAGGCGACAGTCGGACGGTCCCACCCAGATCGCCCCATCCAGGGATAGCGCAGCCCGCAAACTCAGAGTCTCCTTCGAACCATCCGCCATGAGCCTCACCACCGTCTTGGCACAGGTCATGACCTCGATGTCCTGGCCGTTCCGCGAAGCAGTCTTGGGGACTGGTCCACCCCAAGAAACCACCGGTGGCACCCGCGGATTCCTGATAAGTGGAATGGGGTCACCGTTCACCGTCGCACTCATCACATTGAATCCGCCGTCGAGCGTGAGCCCAAGCCGATCTCCCACCGCATTTTCCGCCTTGAGGCTGAGGGTGCCAACGGGATCGGCCGAGATCGACGCCTGCCGGAGTGGATTGGGCACCCCGCGGGAATCCAAGGTCGGATGCAGCCGCTGCAATCCAAAAGCGAGGGCAGGCTCCAGGACGATGGCCCGATCCGGGTGGCCTCCAGCCAGCCCGGGGTCCGCCTCGATCTGCATGGCAGCGCCATTCAACCGTTCCGCCTCGCCGGGACCGTATGGGTGGAGAAGCTGCGGGATAATGACGAAGGTGTGGAGGGCAAGGATGCCGACAACCCGTCCGTGGTGTTCCGCCAGAAGAGCCGCCTCGGGCCCGACCCAGATCAACCGTCCGTCCGCGTCAGACACCAGACGGACGCGGAGTGGCGGGTGCTCGATGCCATTTCCAGGCTGTAGGTGGGCGTCCACCAACTCCTGTTGATAGGATCGAGGGTGGGGCGCGCCCTCGACATTCAGCCCGCCCAAGGGCTCCGTCTTGACCAGTCTCACTGCCATCCCTTCCGGCCATGCCCTTTCAGTTGAAAGGAGGATGGTGGCGATTAGGGCGGACATTCCTGCCGCGTGGTAGGTGTTGTTCATGAGGACGTCCCATATGTATTGTGACATCTGTGTATCGATCAAGGCACACAGGCCGTTGCGAAAAGTCCCCGGGGTCAGATCTCTGAATTTGACATTTGCCTGCCCCCCCCTCGCTTCACTTCCGGAGGGACGAGCTCCGCGAATCCCTGGAGCAGCGCCATTCCTCGATCCAGGGCGCCACAATCCCTCACGCAGGCGCCTCAGAAACCCGCAGGGTTTCCAGAGATTAGCCGGGGGTCGAACCTGCCTTCAAGGGTTCGACCCCCGGAATGAGTGCCCTCCCACCTCCCGACCCTGCCAGGGGTCGCAGAAGCCCCTCGGCGACGCCTCAGCCGTATTCATGCAGCAAGGACGCAATGGGGTAATAAAGTGGTCAGCTCTTGAGAATGGCTATTCTTGCCGGGCCCTCCGCCGCCGGTACAGCAGGGGATTCAGCTTTCGCCGCGTGCCCTTCCCGAGGCGCTCAGCGATCCTGCCGACCGTCATCGTCGCCTCCGCCCCCAGTCGTACCGGATTGGCTTGAGCTCCTCGCCCTCCTCCGATCTACGCCGTGATGAGCCCCGCGTCCCGACGAAGCGCCGGGGATCCGCATCCTCCATGAAGATCGGCTTACGCGCAGCGCATCCCGGAATGGTGGGGAGAGGTGCGAACTCCGCATAGCGTCGCTTCGGAGGGCCGGGTTCCACGAGGCTACAACGGTGTGGAGCGTTGGGTTGAGGACTCGCGGAGCGCGTCCCTCCGATGCGCTCCGATTCGCTGCCTCCTCACCCACAACTCCGGGATGCACCGAAAGCGATCCGGGTCAGATCCCTGAATTTGACAAATCAGGCTCGGGACCGGGCGGGCGAAGGGAATGTCAAATTCAGAGATCTGACCCCTGGGCACCGCCTGGTTGTCCCATGAATGTTTGGGGTGGGTTTGGACAGGTCGCGCCCCTACAGGGCGCGGATGATTTCACATTGCGGGTCCCCAGGGCGTCGCCCTGGGCTATCTCATTTGGCCCCTTTGGGGCCCCCCCCGGTTGGCCAGTCAAATGGCCAAACTTCAGGGCCGTGGCCGGCCGCCGGACGCTCCCTCCGGCGGCCACAGTTTTGCTGAACCCGCTCTAGAACGAGTGCCAGGGCCCGCGGATGTGCAGGGAACCGGTCGCCGTGCGGACGGCGCTGGCATGGCTGCCGGCCGAGGCGCCGCCCAGCAGGGTGAAGGTGGTGTGGTCGCCGGGCGCATCGAACTGCCCGTAGATGACGGTGACGTGGCCGGTCAGGTCGCCGAAGGGCGAATGGTTGGGATTGTCCACCACCGGGTTGTCAATGATCTGCCCGAACAGGCCGAAGTTCGGCGCCGGCGTCCCGGACAGCGCGATCTTGTCCACCCGCATATGGAAGAGGGTCGCCACGAACACCGGCGTGTCCGGTGCTTCCGCCGGGGCCAGGAAAGTCATGGCCTCGAGGATGTCCAGGCGCTGGACCGGGAACTTGATCCGGATGCGAAAGAGTGTTCCCGGCGGCAGCGGCGCCAGGTCGGGCTGGGGCCAGATCAGGCTGAAGTCATCCACCGTGCCCGCGGCGGAGAGCTGGAACCGCTGAGCATACCGGGCGGGGACGGCCAGGGCGGCGGGGCTGCCGGCCAGGGAAGCCGCCCCGAGGCCGAGGCCGGTGAGGAAGGCCCGCCGGCTGGGAGGGTGGATCGGGAGGGTGGGAGCGATGGCGTTCATGGAAGTGAAGGACTGTGTTGGGTTGGCGGGCTGCCGGCCGGGCCGGTGTCACCCACCTCCTCCAAACGGAAACCGTGCGAAACCTTACAGCGCGCCACGCGCCGGGCGTCCCGCGCCTCCGGAACTCACCGGCCCACGTCCGTCTCGGAGAAGCCCGGCGCCCGCCACAGCCGCACGGTGAAATCGTAGCTGGTGCTCGCGAGGGTCCGGCCGTCGGGTGAGAATTCCACGCCCCAGACGGCGGTCACGTGGGCCTTCAATGAGCCAATCTCCTGCCGTCCCGGCACGCTCCACAGGCTGATCGGCCCGTCAAAGCTGCCCGCGGCGAGCGTCCGGCCGTCCGGCGAAAACGCCAGCGTTTCGATGGCGCCGCTGTTCCCGTGCAGGGACGGATTCTCCGCCAAGGCACCGGCCGCCAGATCCCACAGGAGCATCGTCGTCCCGCCCGCGCTGGCAAACATCGCGCCGTCCGGCGAAAGGGCGAGCGCGCCGACCGCGGCCTGGTGGCCGCGCAGCCAGCCGCGCGTCTGCCAGGTGGACGTGTCCCAGAGCCGGATGGCCCCGTCCGGGGAGTCGGCCGCGATCAAGGTCCGGCCGTCGCGGGAGAACAGCAGCGGGGCGCCTCCGCTCGACCCGGCCTCCAGGGTGGCGATCTGGCGCCGGGCTTCCAGGTCCAGAATCACCGGCCGGCCGTCGCTCCGCAGGGCCAGCAGGCGGCCATCGGGGGAGATCGCCTTGGCTCCCGTGAGCCGTCCAGGGACGGGAATCGTTCCCCGCGGGAGCAGCGTGGCGGCTTCGAAGACAACCACGTTGGTTTCGTCGCGGATCAAGGTCAGGATCTTCCCGTCCGGCGAGAACGCGATGTCCCTCCCCGGCAGGCGATGGGCGACCGTTCTGGAATCCGGATCCCAAAGCGTGACCCGGCTGGACGCCACCACCGGGTTGGTCTCCCACTCGTCCACGAACAGGAAGCGGCCGTCAGGAGAGAAGCCGATGCCGTTGCCGCCGGCGGTGCGCGTGAGGATCTCGTGCTCCGGTTTCGGGCCGACCGGCCAGAAGCGGACCGTCTCGCCGGAGCTGCCGGTGACCAGGGTCCGGCCATCGGGGGAGAAGTCCACGCTCCAGACGCGCCCGGCGTGGCCGAGCCAGCGAGCGAGCTGCTCGCCGGTGCTCATGTCCCAGAGCCGGGCCGTGTGATCCCAGCCGCCCGAAGCGAGCCGTTTTCCGTCCGGTGAGACGGCGAGGCTGTTGACCGGCCCCTGGTGCCCCGTCAGCACCCGCAGCAGTCGGCCCGCCCGCCAATCCCACAGCAGGATCGCCCCGTGCTCGTCCGCCGAGGCCAGGAGCGCGCCCACGGGTGAGAACCGGACGGGCATGATGAAGCCCCGGTGCGCGGTGAGGGAGCGGACGGCCCCGGTCGCCAGGTCCCACAGCCGCACGACGCCATCGCCATCGCCGACGGCGAGCGTTTCGCCGTCCGGGCTGAAGTCCGCTGTGACCACGAAGGTGGTGAGTCCGGGGAGCGACATGAGCTCCTTCCGGTCCGCGAAGTCCCAGACTTTGACCTCGGCCGGAAGCGGCTGGTAGGCCGTGCCCGCCACCGTGGCCACGCGCCGGCCATCGGGGCTGAAGATCACGCCGAAGTTCGCCTGCGAGCGGCCGGGTAGCGTCGCGATCAGATCTCCGGATTCAACGTCCCAGAACTTGAAGTCGGGGTCGTTTCTCGAGGCAGTCGCCAGCACCCGGCCGTCGGGCGAAAAGGCGACGGACCAGATGCTCCGCTCGAACGGCCGGAAGGAGCGGAGCATCCTCCGGGCGGCCACGTCCCAAAGCCAGACATCAGCCGCATAGGGGTCCGCAATGGCCAGGAGACGTCCGTCCGGTGAATGCCTCGCGCAGGAGCTTCCGTGGGGCAGGATGAGGCTTTCGTCGGGGCGGGAGAGTTGCCGGAGGTACCGCCACTCGAAGCCACGCGGGTCGTCCGCCGGCGTGGCCG from Verrucomicrobiia bacterium harbors:
- a CDS encoding sodium:solute symporter, which codes for MADSLLVPVVLFAYLAVQLGIGVWAARRVHSEADYLVAGRSLGPLLATFSLFATWFGAETVMGASAAIAEEGLSGGRADPFGYTLCLVLMAVLLAGRLREREYVTLGDFFRQRFGPKVEKGAVAIMVPTSLIWAAAQLLAFAQVIAVISGVDTTLALVGATTLVILYTVLGGLMGDVVTDVVQGGILIVGLVVLLVGVFEAAGGPAAALARIEASQLRLVAPGESFWARLDLWAVPVLGSLVSQEALARMMAARSPAVARRSSYAASLLYLAVGAIPVTIALVGTHLAPEIGHRDEFLPTLARMVLHPMAFALLMGALVSAILSTVDSTLLTVASFVSHTFVVPARPSMDEAGKVRVSRAMVVVAGIAAALIAREGDSIFDLVVFASSFGTAGILITVVVGLWSRWGGPVTAGATLIVGAGVTLAASRIEAVSAPFLLAVVCAAITYGIVGAWERTRLRPET
- the purM gene encoding phosphoribosylformylglycinamidine cyclo-ligase translates to MSKKQKAYAAAGVDIDLGNRVKSTLPALLASTHRREVLGKVGGFGGLFALDLKRHREPVLVASVDGVGTKLKVAFAMGRHDTIGEDLVNHCVNDIAVLGAEPLFFLDYLGTGKLEPEVFTEILRGFARGCAANGCALIGGETAQMPGFYREGEYDVSGTIVGVVDRSQMLDGPKNVRRGDVVLGIASNGLHTNGYSLARRILFDRLKLKLSSRVAEIGTTVGEELLKVHVTYGPLIQALLRAPGRGTGRTVSPGIRALAHITGGGFIDNLPRVLPKTCDVRIRKGSWEMPGIFRLLEERGGVEEGELYQVFNMGIGMVALVDGESADGLLRRIRRRGHAAWAIGEVVRGTGRVRLD
- a CDS encoding hydrolase, yielding MNAYQYRRLDKNNVAVLLVDHQSGLTNLVHDFSPDDFKNNVLALADCARYFKLPTILTTSFEQGPNGPLVPELKALFPDAPYIARPGNINAWDNEDFVKAVKATGKRQLLIAGIVTEVCVAFPALSALEEGYEVFVVTDASGTFNRTTRDAAWFRMQAAGAQLMTWFAVACELHRDWRNDVDGLAALFSNHLPSYRCLITSYASGAAAARS
- a CDS encoding protein kinase — encoded protein: MAHMSGGATCKDCGRSIPPDSPGGFCGQCLLALGLEPARAGPETAAGDPGPDDRSMAATRIAPTERPGDRIGRYRLLQEIGQGSCGVVYMAEQEEPVRRRVALKVIKVGMDTRQVVARFDAERQALALMDHPNIARVFDAGAADSGRPYFVMELVRGVRITDYCDQNALPVRERLKLFTQVCRAVQHAHQKGIIHRDLKPSNVLVTLHDGVPVPKVIDFGIAKATQGHLTDQTLFTAYEQFLGTPAYMSPEQAELSGLDIDTRSDLYSLGVLLYELLTGTTSFDTHELLKAGLDELRRTIREREPVRPSTRLMQRLAVSQTPVASRKPPIDRDLDWIVMKCLEKDRSRRYETATGLALDIERHLGSEPVVARPPSAAYRLQRLVRRHRLAFTATIAVTLVLVLGIAVSTWLAVRATRARGREVEQRRTAEAARREESRQRLLAEEAGRRLRQSLYVSDMGVAWRSWAEGDAARTRQLLDKYRAAATPADDPRGFEWRYLRQLSRPDESLILPHGSSCARHSPDGRLLAIADPYAADVWLWDVAARRMLRSFRPFERSIWSVAFSPDGRVLATASRNDPDFKFWDVESGDLIATLPGRSQANFGVIFSPDGRRVATVAGTAYQPLPAEVKVWDFADRKELMSLPGLTTFVVTADFSPDGETLAVGDGDGVVRLWDLATGAVRSLTAHRGFIMPVRFSPVGALLASADEHGAILLWDWRAGRLLRVLTGHQGPVNSLAVSPDGKRLASGGWDHTARLWDMSTGEQLARWLGHAGRVWSVDFSPDGRTLVTGSSGETVRFWPVGPKPEHEILTRTAGGNGIGFSPDGRFLFVDEWETNPVVASSRVTLWDPDSRTVAHRLPGRDIAFSPDGKILTLIRDETNVVVFEAATLLPRGTIPVPGRLTGAKAISPDGRLLALRSDGRPVILDLEARRQIATLEAGSSGGAPLLFSRDGRTLIAADSPDGAIRLWDTSTWQTRGWLRGHQAAVGALALSPDGAMFASAGGTTMLLWDLAAGALAENPSLHGNSGAIETLAFSPDGRTLAAGSFDGPISLWSVPGRQEIGSLKAHVTAVWGVEFSPDGRTLASTSYDFTVRLWRAPGFSETDVGR